The window caaaataaatgagagAGAGACTACTTGATCTTATTTTTACCCAATGGTCAAAAGGAGTGCGATCTGACTAATTGACAACCATTTATTCTTTATATCAAATcaatcatatattaatattgtatattatatgctaatacaattttataatatacttatCAATATTTCACGAAAGTGCGCGGGAAAAACAACTTTTTTGGGGACTTGGCTTTTATATAGtatagataataataataataataataataataataataataataataataataataataataataataataataataataatagagtttaacataaattctagtattaataaaaatcattatttatctACACTACActattagaaatttagaatCCAAATTATATGTCACATTTAAAGGCCCAAAATTAGAGCCCAATTAGTATACAATAACTAATATTCCATTAAACCCTAAATCATTTCCCTCTTTCCCCCCAACGGTATCCTACATTCCTACTCCTTCCGCCGCCGACTGCCTCCTTCATGCGCCGCCGTGATTCACATCCATGTGCCGCTGCCTTCCCCTCTCTCTCGCTCTCGCTCTCCGCCAGCCCCGCCTGCCTCGAAGCACACTTCGTCAGCACGCCTTGCCTCGCCGTCCACCGTCGTGATTCGCCGCCCGCTTGCTTCCTCCAAACCCGCCGCACCGCATAGCTCGCCCAGCCTCCGTTCCCCACCTTCCTCAGCCTCGCCGCTGCCCAGCTTCCTGTTAGGAAGCTAAATTCCTAACGAACCGATTAAACGGAAAATAACAAGATAAGAGAATCCGGCGCCCGTGAGGGTCGGCGGGGATAAGGATCTGGGCGGCTGTGCGCGGGTTCCAACCCATCGGGCAACGACTACAGATCAGATATACGTTTCTGGCTGTGCGCGGAGAGATTCCGTCGGGCAGCCGGTGGCGTATGGAATTTAGGATTCAACGTATCACACATGGAACTTGGCCAAAATAATGTATTCATTGAATGAATATTGTGGAAGACttcacacatatttataatatgtgtggaTTAAAAAAAGATATGATAATCCCTAAAATAACTCAACAAATTTAACAACTAATGACTCGTATCACTTCCCTACACGCCGCGCCACCGTCCTTCCACATTGTTCCACCGCTTAGTCTCATTGGCTCTCCTTCCGGCGCCGGCGAATTGTAGTGCGTtgtagttttattatttagattgATTTGGTTTAGTTTTTCATGGAACTTATAAGGTTATTTACAGATATTTCAATCTTGTTTGGAAAGCTATTGTCTGTCATTGTATTGGACAATTATTTGGTCCAAtagtgaattttattttagaagaTGCAGAATAAagagacaaaataaaaaattacagtcaatttcttatttttcctccaaaaaggataaaaaaaaatcttttcatCAAACTCCCACGTATAGATCATTTTCTATGCCCCTAACTATACGCGTGAGGTGTTACATGTATTAATTCTAAGGCccaaaattgtaaatattctAAACCTAGATATATAgaataaaccaaaatttatattgttcTTCATTAATGTAACGATTTGTTCACCTAATTGAGAACCATCGTTTAACATTATCCTTAGCCTTAAAGTATTGGTCGCCTTAAAGCgattataaaatatacacCTGAACGATTTCatttaacattaattattcttaGCCAGAAAGAATATTGTCAGAAGATTGAAGATATAAGTAAGCAATAAAGTATTCGTCACCTTAAACCGATGGTAGAATCGGTCACAACAAGGAAATGGTAAATAGACCATCGAAGAAGAGAACGTAACTTGCACCCACAAGCAAGCCATGATCATCACAATTAGtggattatttgatttgattggaTGTGAACGTAGATGAATGTACTACAATCACGTAAAACTCTGTGTGCTGTTAACATCTATATTTTCTGTAAAGATAACTGAAATATCAACCCAAACAATATATTCCATCCTTCCTAAAATAATAGACTTGTTTTACTATTTGGATCGTCCCCCAAAATTATATCAGCCCAAATACGGAAAGTCTTTAACCAATTAGGCAATTACAcatcaataataatatggatCTCACAATTCtctaatagtactattttcactacatttttcctttctctcctactttttctcatttctttctaatttaccaattgcacattaaaattcgtgtcatttACAAATTTGTCTATTTTCTGAGGACGaaagggagtattaaacatAACTATCATTTCACGTCATACAGCTACATGTGACATATGGCTAACTAGCATAATGGAGTATTGACTTAGCCATCATTGACTACGTAGAGACAGGAACGGAGACAGAAATTCCATACGGATggggcaaaaatatatataaagatattttaagAAGTAGAGAAGGGGCATGTATAGAggatatttcaaaaaaatttaaaaataaatgatcaaaatagtataaataatttttttcagcTATGGCAATTGCCACTTGTGATCCTCATATGGATCCGTCCCTGCGTAGAGAGGTCTTAGAGCATCCTTAACGCTACTGGGCCGGGCCGCAACTCGCGAGTCCCGGCCCGATTTCAGCGTTGGAGGGGGGAGAGTCACGGCCCGGCCCGCTCCCGGGGTCCGGCCCGGCTCAGGGTTATATGCATTGGGACGGGCCGCAAACCCccaaaatatttagttttttttttatttttttgccattttattatatccatttcttcaacattcttccaccaatttctccatttctatcctctaaattattttaatattttttctaggatgtaattttttttttctaggtcttaataaaaaaaatttctaggatttgtaaaattttttcctcggatttttaattttctatttttcgactgaacaatgaattttcccggttttaattgttcaacgtattttattttacgatTAAAGTATGTTGCagttgtgaatagtgcaaaTGAATAGTTGTGGCCCGAGTTGTGGCCTGCGGGGTTAATGGAGTTGTGGCCTGGAACCCCAAATTTTGgggaatgatgacgtggaggggaCTTGCGACCCAAATTCGGGATGGGGTTAAGGATGCCCTTAAGCCACCAACCACATTTTACATACTCTCTCCGCCCTACAATAGAAGTCACATTTAATGtgggtacgagttttaagcaaTTAAAGAATAGtgggttggaaaagttagtggaatatgtgggccacctttttatattggttttataaaatgtgagtgaagtgaattagtggaatgtgagacctacttatcatttatggtaaaagttaaatgtaattcttattttgggatgaactaaaatgataaaatgtgactcttattaaCTGTGGGCGAAGGGATTATAAACTATAAACAATTATATGTCCAACTGATATTCTCAATTTTTGCGTAGGTTAGTTAAATCTGGTGAGCCAACAACTACTATTTGAAGTATATAAGTTGTAAGTTTATTGTCTTGCCAACTTTTATCGATCATCTGGTCCCAActataaatatagatattcGGGCTTATACTTAATTAGGCAAAAATAATCttgaactttttaattttttttttataaataaaaaaagttaaacatATAGGGGCATtccaagaataaaaattatgaacatTTTAATTGGGCTTTAAATTGCGGGTGGAGGGAGTATGTCAAATTTTCCTTGGATACGAATACTATAGCTAGATATTGAATAATGAAGTTTTACTAGACACTGGATGAGGTATTGTCccataataattttattgactTCTATTATAAATGTTAAACATAACATATTATGTAATACAGTAATATACTgtagtttttatttcataacaaatattattaaaataataaaattatgaggTAGACAAATAGAACAACATTCATGGAAAGGCCTCAATAACAAACTCCACAGTATCAATACTCTTGACTTTAAATGTGGAGAATCCAGCATCCTTGAGTAGGTACGCCCATTCCCTGTAAGTTCTCTCCTTCCCCTTCTCCGTCACCGCCAACATTATCATATCGAGTGATAATCGAGCGCAAGTGAAATCATTGTTGTCGTTCTCTTCGTTGATTATAGCATCTACAATCATCACTTTCCCCGTCCCCACTGGAATTGCCTCTTTGCATTTCTTTAGAATCTCGATACAATCTTGGTCACCCCAATCGTGCAATATCgactataataaaaaaaaatcactactaatttatttatttaaaggaCGGATCGAAAAAAACTACtagcatatatttttaaaggacgaatggagtatcaaattaaaagcaTACCATGAGCATGACCGCGTCCGCTTTTGGTACGCTCTCAAACATGCTCCCACCAACCAACTCGATTCGAGGTTGTGGCGGAGGGGCCTCTGCCACGACCTCGGGCAGATCAAAACTGATCCCTCGAAGCCACGGAAAAGCCTGGACGAATTCGCTCAGGGCCATCCCGTGGCGGCCGCCGACATCCACCACAGACCCGATCCCATCAAACGCCTCCGGGTAGTTCCGTATGATCAGCCGCGTTGTGTCCCTGGCTTTCGCGGCCATGGCATCGGTAAAGACCTTCATACCAAACCCGGCCGGGTTGCCCCACGGGTCGGCGCCGTTGACCGCCCGGAGATAAAGAGGGGTTCCATTCCGCAGGGCCTCGGCGCTCAA is drawn from Salvia hispanica cultivar TCC Black 2014 chromosome 6, UniMelb_Shisp_WGS_1.0, whole genome shotgun sequence and contains these coding sequences:
- the LOC125197083 gene encoding acetylserotonin O-methyltransferase-like, producing the protein MVGDEEVRARAEAWSNAFGYIKSSAIVCAVELALPDILENHGGPMSLSQLSAAANCPEEPLFRLMRFLIFHGIFKKDHSSPLVYYDQTPLSRFFTSDKLGAFMLLQSTPATRNPTGLSAEALRNGTPLYLRAVNGADPWGNPAGFGMKVFTDAMAAKARDTTRLIIRNYPEAFDGIGSVVDVGGRHGMALSEFVQAFPWLRGISFDLPEVVAEAPPPQPRIELVGGSMFESVPKADAVMLMSILHDWGDQDCIEILKKCKEAIPVGTGKVMIVDAIINEENDNNDFTCARLSLDMIMLAVTEKGKERTYREWAYLLKDAGFSTFKVKSIDTVEFVIEAFP